The genomic region GCTCGTAGCGCAGGAAGCGGCCGATGTGGGCGCGCCCGAACTCGCGCTCCATCACCATCAGCGCGCTGTACTCGGCCAGCGTCTCGCTCAGCATGGCGGCGCCCTGCACGTCCGCGCCCACCAGCTGGTGCCCCCACCACTGGTGCGCCACCTCGTGCGCGGTCACAAAGAAGGGGTAGTCGATGTCCTCCTTCCCCACCTGCGCGATGAAGCCGATCCCCTCGGAGTACGGGATGGTGTTTGCGAACGACTGCGCGAACTCGGCGTAGCGCGGAAACTCCAGGATGCGCACCTGCCGGTGCTGGTACGGGCCGAACTCCGCCGTGTAGTAGTCCAGCGACTTCTTCACCGCCCCGATCATCCGCTCCACGTTCCGGTCGTGCGGCGGATGGTGGTAGACCTCGATCGCCACGTTGCGCCAGCGATCGCGGCGCACGGCGTAGCGGCCGGAGAGGAAGGCGTAGAAGTTCAGGATCGGCGCGTCCATCCGGTAGTGGAAGTGGCGCCGCCCGCGCTCCAGCCAGCTCGGCCGAACCAGGTAGCCGGGCGCGACCGCCGTCTGGTCCGCGTCGGTGACGATGGTCGCCTCGAAGCTCACCCAGTCCGCGTCGCGCGAGATGAAGTTGAGGTTGCGGGCGCGCAGATCGCTGATCGGCGCGATGCGGGGGCGCGTCGCGAGGCCGTAGTGCTCGCGGTCGCCCTCTCCGGTGATCTCGCCCTCCGGGTTGTAGCCGATGCGCGGCAGCACCTCGTTGTTCACGAAGGTGCCGTTCTCAACCACCGGCCCGTAGTGCGGCTCGTCGGTGAAGCCGGGGGTGAGGTGCGCGACGTCGAAGCGGAATTCGGCAGAGTCGCCGGGCATGAGCGGACGCGCCAGGCGGTAGACGTAGTACCCACCCGCCGAATCGCTCACCACCTTCGTCGCCGGCCGGTCGAAGGTGAACGAGTGGATCTTCATGCTGCTGGAGATGTCCACGTGCACCGAGTCGATGCGCGACCGCGTGCGGTTGTGGAGGCGGTACGTGCCGCGCGCCCGCAGCTCCTGCGCGCGTGGAAAGAGCTCCATCCGCAGCTTCACCCCGGTGATCCTGGGCTGCGGCGCCCACTCGAAGCGCTTGTACTCGCGCTCGTAGCGAAGCTGAACCTGCTCCGAATCGCTCTCGCTCGTCCACGGGTTGAGGATCGCCGTGTTGTAGACGATGAAGCCGCCCGTCCCCAGCACCAGCAGCCCCGCCAGACCCGCGGCGACCAGGACTGGACTCGTGGCCCTGGCGCGGGCGAGCCGCGTGCGCCACCCGCCGCCCTGCTCCTCGCCGCGGCGCCAGACGAGATTGGAGACGATCGCCAGCAGCACCGCCACCCCGCCCCAGAAGAGCGCGTACCACGTCCACGACCCTTCGGCGCCGTTCCACCCGTTCCTGTCCGAGTACTGGAGCGACGGCGTCGATGCATACACGAGCAGGTTGTGGCTCACCCCGAGCGCGTAGATCGTCGG from Longimicrobium sp. harbors:
- a CDS encoding M1 family aminopeptidase → PTIYALGVSHNLLVYASTPSLQYSDRNGWNGAEGSWTWYALFWGGVAVLLAIVSNLVWRRGEEQGGGWRTRLARARATSPVLVAAGLAGLLVLGTGGFIVYNTAILNPWTSESDSEQVQLRYEREYKRFEWAPQPRITGVKLRMELFPRAQELRARGTYRLHNRTRSRIDSVHVDISSSMKIHSFTFDRPATKVVSDSAGGYYVYRLARPLMPGDSAEFRFDVAHLTPGFTDEPHYGPVVENGTFVNNEVLPRIGYNPEGEITGEGDREHYGLATRPRIAPISDLRARNLNFISRDADWVSFEATIVTDADQTAVAPGYLVRPSWLERGRRHFHYRMDAPILNFYAFLSGRYAVRRDRWRNVAIEVYHHPPHDRNVERMIGAVKKSLDYYTAEFGPYQHRQVRILEFPRYAEFAQSFANTIPYSEGIGFIAQVGKEDIDYPFFVTAHEVAHQWWGHQLVGADVQGAAMLSETLAEYSALMVMEREFGRAHIGRFLRYELDQYLRGRGSEGRAEMPLSLVENQQYIHYNKGALAMYALRDYIGEARVNAALKNFLDEWKFRGPPYPTSRDLLMHLRAATPDSLGYLIDDLFQRVTLYDNAAERATSRRLPDGRYQVDVRVRARKVRADSLGNETEVPLDDRIEIGVFGAGREVPLYLAKHRIRSGVQTVRVIVKEMPERAGIDPLHKLIDRGIEDNVREVEG